The Gillisia sp. Hel_I_86 genome has a segment encoding these proteins:
- a CDS encoding single-stranded DNA-binding protein — MSTLRNKVQLIGNVGNDPEIIHLESGKILAKFTMATNESYKNAKGEKVTDTQWHNIVVWGKTAEIVENYVPKGKEVGIEGKLTSRSYEDKEGVKRYVTEIVCSELLLLGK, encoded by the coding sequence ATGAGCACTTTAAGAAACAAAGTTCAATTGATCGGGAACGTAGGTAATGATCCTGAAATCATCCATCTTGAATCAGGAAAGATCCTGGCAAAATTCACAATGGCCACCAACGAATCCTATAAAAATGCAAAAGGAGAAAAAGTAACCGATACCCAATGGCATAATATTGTTGTTTGGGGAAAGACTGCCGAAATTGTTGAAAATTATGTCCCAAAAGGAAAAGAAGTAGGCATAGAAGGAAAACTAACTTCCCGTAGTTACGAGGATAAAGAAGGCGTAAAACGTTATGTTACTGAAATCGTTTGTAGTGAACTGCTGCTGTTGGGAAAATAA
- a CDS encoding M16 family metallopeptidase — protein MKKILIFLLAAICYVQPYQAQNVEFNIDEINIDYERFVLPNGLTLLVHEDHKAPIVAVNVWYHVGSKNEKKGKSGFAHLFEHLMFNGSENYDDDYFQVIERIGGTDVNGTTNSDRTNYFQNVPVSALDQVLFLESDRMGHLLGVVDQELLDEQRGVVQNEKRQGENQPYGQQRNYLTKAMYPEGHPYSWTVIGEMEDLNAASLEDVQEWFKSYYGAANAVIAIAGDVNPEEIHKKVLAYFGDIPAGQTIGRQEVNIPVHNGDTYQVYEDRVPETRVLFAWNTPPFGHKEDLHFDLISAILSSGKNSRLYKKLVYEDQIVSNVFAYQASSEIASTFVSFANVKPGEDAKEVEKKLLAEIDKFIENGPTEAELKRVKAEYFARFIKGLERIGGFGGVSDILASNETYHEDASYYKKQLKFIEEATAADLKATAKKWLTRGKHTLIANPFPEYTVTESKIDRSKLPPLGTPKTAKFPEVQRAQLSNGMNIVLAKREGVSTIVMDLMFDAGYKTDYLAIPGTASLAMNLMDEGTKDMNSLQINEKLQLLGANLYSNSDLDISRVGMNTLKQSLDESLNLFADVIMNPDFPQKEFDRLKSEQMNDIKREKSQPVAMALRVINKYLYGEDHPYSNPATGTGYEDTVEKLTRADVQKFYETWIKPNNATLVITGDVEMSELKSKLEKSLGKMKKGDVPTITYAKPKTGAKNTLYLMNRPESQQSVIIGSYLTEKYGDVSEVALEQMVNVLGGEFTSRINMNLREDKHWAYGAFGFVMDAKQERPFVVYAPVQTDKTSESILELRKELSEFVSTRPVTQAELDKVKNNQILALPGQWETNSAVNNSLYNLVKYDLPDDYYQSYDSNIRNLSLKDIEEVSTKMVKPNEVNWFMVGDRAKIADKLDQLGFDSIIEIDADGNMLTPPIKTPEKDEVKN, from the coding sequence ATGAAAAAAATCCTAATTTTCTTACTGGCTGCAATCTGTTATGTACAGCCATACCAAGCACAAAATGTTGAATTCAATATAGATGAAATCAATATAGACTATGAACGATTTGTATTGCCTAACGGATTGACCTTATTGGTACATGAAGACCATAAAGCACCTATTGTCGCCGTAAACGTTTGGTATCATGTAGGTTCTAAAAATGAAAAAAAAGGGAAGAGCGGATTTGCCCATCTCTTTGAACACCTAATGTTTAACGGAAGCGAGAATTACGACGATGATTATTTTCAAGTAATAGAGCGGATTGGGGGAACAGATGTTAATGGAACAACAAATTCCGACAGGACAAATTATTTTCAAAATGTGCCAGTTTCAGCCTTAGATCAAGTTCTCTTTCTGGAATCGGATAGAATGGGGCATTTATTGGGAGTTGTAGATCAAGAATTATTGGATGAACAAAGGGGTGTTGTTCAAAATGAAAAACGGCAAGGGGAGAATCAGCCTTATGGCCAACAACGAAACTATCTAACCAAAGCGATGTACCCGGAAGGCCACCCATATTCATGGACGGTAATTGGCGAAATGGAAGACCTCAACGCAGCGTCCCTAGAGGATGTGCAGGAATGGTTTAAATCTTATTATGGTGCGGCAAATGCTGTTATTGCAATTGCCGGAGATGTGAATCCTGAAGAGATTCATAAAAAAGTGCTAGCATATTTTGGGGATATCCCTGCAGGCCAAACGATAGGAAGGCAAGAGGTGAATATTCCAGTGCACAATGGAGATACCTATCAGGTATACGAGGACAGGGTTCCGGAAACCAGAGTGCTATTTGCTTGGAACACTCCTCCTTTTGGACATAAAGAAGATCTTCATTTCGATTTAATTAGCGCCATACTTAGTAGTGGGAAGAACTCAAGGTTATATAAAAAACTGGTCTATGAAGATCAAATAGTCAGTAACGTATTTGCATATCAGGCTTCAAGTGAAATCGCGAGTACTTTTGTGAGTTTTGCCAATGTGAAACCAGGAGAGGATGCCAAGGAAGTGGAGAAAAAACTATTGGCTGAAATTGATAAATTTATTGAAAACGGCCCTACAGAAGCGGAATTAAAACGAGTAAAAGCTGAATATTTTGCCAGATTTATAAAGGGGTTGGAACGTATAGGCGGTTTTGGAGGAGTATCAGATATATTGGCTTCAAATGAGACCTATCATGAAGATGCTTCCTACTATAAGAAACAATTAAAATTCATAGAGGAAGCCACTGCTGCCGATTTGAAAGCTACTGCCAAGAAATGGTTGACAAGGGGCAAACATACCTTAATAGCAAATCCTTTTCCTGAATATACCGTGACCGAGTCTAAGATAGACAGATCTAAATTGCCGCCTTTAGGAACTCCTAAAACCGCAAAATTTCCAGAAGTGCAGCGGGCTCAATTATCAAATGGAATGAATATCGTTCTTGCAAAGAGAGAAGGTGTTTCCACAATTGTAATGGATCTAATGTTTGATGCCGGATACAAAACAGATTATCTAGCAATTCCGGGAACCGCGTCCTTAGCGATGAATTTGATGGATGAGGGAACAAAAGACATGAACTCCCTACAAATAAATGAAAAACTACAGTTGCTGGGAGCAAATTTATATTCAAATTCCGATCTGGATATTTCCAGAGTTGGTATGAACACTTTAAAGCAAAGTCTGGATGAAAGTTTAAACTTATTTGCAGATGTGATCATGAACCCGGATTTTCCGCAGAAAGAGTTCGACCGACTTAAGAGCGAACAAATGAATGATATAAAAAGGGAAAAGTCGCAACCTGTTGCAATGGCATTACGAGTAATCAATAAATACTTGTATGGAGAAGATCATCCTTACAGTAATCCTGCAACAGGAACCGGATATGAGGACACGGTAGAAAAATTAACCCGGGCAGATGTTCAGAAATTTTATGAGACTTGGATAAAACCAAATAATGCTACATTAGTGATCACTGGGGATGTAGAAATGAGCGAGTTAAAGTCCAAACTAGAAAAGTCCTTAGGTAAGATGAAGAAGGGCGATGTGCCTACAATTACCTATGCCAAGCCTAAAACTGGCGCGAAGAATACCCTTTATTTAATGAACAGGCCAGAATCTCAACAGTCTGTAATTATTGGGAGTTACCTTACTGAAAAATATGGAGATGTTTCTGAGGTTGCGCTAGAGCAAATGGTAAATGTGCTTGGGGGAGAATTTACTTCCAGAATAAACATGAACTTAAGAGAAGATAAACATTGGGCATATGGTGCTTTTGGATTTGTTATGGATGCCAAGCAGGAACGCCCTTTTGTGGTATATGCTCCCGTACAAACCGATAAAACATCAGAGTCTATTTTAGAATTAAGAAAGGAGCTTTCAGAGTTTGTGTCAACTAGACCAGTTACCCAAGCAGAATTGGATAAGGTGAAAAACAATCAAATTTTGGCACTTCCGGGACAATGGGAAACCAATAGCGCAGTTAATAATTCGCTGTATAATCTTGTTAAATATGATTTACCAGATGATTATTATCAGAGTTATGACTCCAATATTAGAAACCTTTCTTTAAAGGATATTGAAGAAGTTAGCACAAAAATGGTAAAACCTAATGAAGTGAACTGGTTTATGGTAGGAGATCGAGCTAAAATCGCAGATAAATTAGACCAACTTGGTTTTGATTCCATCATTGAGATTGATGCCGATGGAAACATGCTTACTCCGCCTATAAAAACCCCCGAAAAAGATGAGGTTAAAAATTAA
- a CDS encoding pentapeptide repeat-containing protein has product MQPKLIEEQNFKKINFRKEKLPKADYELCTFEACDFSNSDLSKLRFAECGFKDCNLSSANIVGTSFQEVRFEDCKMFGLHFDKCDPFGFEISLENCQLNHTSFYKMKLNTFKVINSKLKDVDFTEANLSGVQFEKCDLQSAIFERSILEKCDFRTASNYSIDPENNKMKGAKFSLKGVVGLLEKYKITIGK; this is encoded by the coding sequence ATGCAACCAAAACTTATAGAAGAACAAAACTTCAAAAAAATAAATTTTAGGAAAGAAAAGCTTCCAAAAGCCGATTATGAATTATGCACTTTTGAGGCCTGTGATTTTTCCAATTCGGATCTTTCAAAGCTTCGATTTGCAGAATGCGGTTTTAAAGATTGTAACCTTAGCTCTGCAAATATTGTTGGAACTTCATTTCAAGAAGTGAGATTTGAGGATTGTAAAATGTTCGGGCTCCATTTCGATAAATGTGATCCTTTTGGTTTTGAAATTAGTTTGGAAAATTGCCAGTTAAATCATACTTCCTTTTACAAGATGAAATTAAATACTTTCAAAGTAATTAACTCCAAACTAAAAGATGTGGATTTTACCGAAGCCAATTTATCTGGGGTACAATTTGAAAAATGTGATCTTCAGAGCGCGATCTTTGAAAGATCTATTCTCGAAAAATGCGATTTTAGGACTGCCTCCAATTATTCTATAGATCCTGAGAATAATAAAATGAAGGGAGCCAAATTTTCATTGAAGGGTGTGGTGGGACTTTTAGAGAAATACAAAATTACAATAGGGAAATAA
- a CDS encoding PhzF family phenazine biosynthesis protein, with the protein MKLKIYQVDAFTNAVFAGNPACVVPLNEWLPDEVLLNIAKENAVAETAFFIKGKDNYHLRWFTPEVEMDLCGHATLASAHVIWNFIDKTSTEVRFETLSGQLRVQINTEGYTLNFPSRKPKPSELPEEIRQALSMQPQKVYKDRDFMLVYDSEEDIENLKIDRTFFDKINLGTGGVIITSKGSTSDFVSRFFTPQASILEDPVTGSAHCTLVPYWSEQLQKTKLSAIQLSERKGILNCEDLGDRVLISGNARTYLLGEICME; encoded by the coding sequence ATGAAGCTAAAAATATATCAAGTAGATGCTTTTACAAATGCTGTTTTTGCCGGGAATCCTGCCTGTGTAGTGCCGCTGAATGAATGGCTGCCAGATGAGGTGCTGCTAAATATTGCCAAAGAAAATGCGGTGGCAGAAACCGCTTTTTTTATCAAAGGAAAGGATAATTATCATTTACGCTGGTTTACTCCGGAAGTAGAAATGGATCTTTGCGGCCACGCGACGCTTGCTTCGGCACACGTAATTTGGAATTTTATAGATAAGACTTCTACGGAGGTCAGATTCGAAACTTTATCGGGACAGCTTCGTGTTCAAATAAATACTGAAGGATATACCCTAAATTTCCCATCCCGAAAACCAAAACCTTCAGAGTTACCTGAAGAAATAAGGCAGGCATTGAGCATGCAGCCACAAAAAGTGTATAAAGACCGGGATTTTATGCTGGTCTATGATAGTGAAGAGGATATCGAGAACCTTAAAATAGATCGTACCTTTTTCGATAAAATCAACTTAGGAACTGGCGGCGTTATTATCACTTCTAAGGGTTCGACATCAGATTTTGTCTCGAGGTTTTTTACACCGCAAGCCTCCATTTTAGAAGATCCTGTAACAGGTTCGGCACATTGCACGCTTGTTCCTTATTGGAGCGAGCAACTTCAGAAAACAAAACTAAGCGCGATACAACTTTCAGAAAGAAAAGGAATTTTGAACTGCGAAGACCTTGGGGATCGTGTATTAATTAGCGGAAATGCAAGAACGTATCTTCTAGGTGAGATATGTATGGAATAA
- a CDS encoding PaaI family thioesterase — protein MYGIIYNFDDLKSMELKPKTKNYKQKVEDSFKLQKFMDFIGAKLIDVKPGFCEIHLAYREELTQQNGFFHAGIVSTLADNAAGYAGFSLMEEGSSILSVEFKLNLLSPGIGELLIARANVLKSGKTLTICRADVFVVKDGVEKLCAASQATLIQIKNSSETKIGK, from the coding sequence ATGTATGGAATAATTTATAATTTTGATGATCTTAAATCTATGGAGTTGAAACCCAAAACAAAGAATTACAAACAAAAAGTTGAAGACAGTTTCAAGCTTCAGAAATTCATGGATTTTATTGGGGCGAAATTGATAGACGTGAAACCCGGTTTTTGTGAAATTCATTTAGCATACCGGGAAGAACTCACGCAGCAAAATGGCTTTTTTCATGCGGGCATTGTAAGTACCTTGGCAGATAATGCCGCGGGATATGCTGGTTTTTCGCTTATGGAAGAAGGTTCATCTATTCTCTCTGTAGAATTTAAACTGAATTTGCTCTCCCCGGGAATTGGAGAATTGCTAATTGCAAGAGCCAACGTGCTGAAATCTGGCAAAACACTCACTATATGCCGAGCAGATGTTTTTGTGGTAAAGGATGGTGTAGAGAAATTATGTGCTGCATCACAAGCAACGCTTATTCAAATAAAAAATTCTTCAGAAACAAAAATAGGAAAATGA
- a CDS encoding MBL fold metallo-hydrolase — protein sequence MIKFSFLFTLSFFASTSLFAFQDMEDVKIEVIPVNENIYMLMGRGGNIGVSVGDNGVFMIDDQYAPLSAKIRQAIKSISEQPVKFLVNTHHHGDHTGGNSNFEKEGTLIFAHENVRKRLKEDKKNTDQLGLPIITFDHKMHLHLNGDDILVVHVHNAHTDGDALIYFPKSNVLHTGDTFFNGMFPYIDLKGGGSVAGDIEAAKTGLMLINENTKIIPGHGPLATYLDYKNYLNMLEGIKRNVMAAMKAGSSKEEIVADESLTSGYITDAAAEKAFITGPKIRATYYDSLSNNKD from the coding sequence ATGATAAAATTCAGTTTTCTGTTCACATTAAGTTTCTTCGCTTCAACTTCCCTATTTGCTTTTCAAGATATGGAAGATGTAAAAATTGAAGTGATTCCGGTAAATGAGAATATTTATATGCTCATGGGGAGAGGCGGGAATATTGGGGTTTCTGTTGGAGATAATGGGGTTTTTATGATAGATGACCAATATGCGCCTTTGTCAGCAAAAATTCGGCAAGCGATTAAATCCATTAGTGAACAACCTGTAAAATTTTTAGTGAATACCCATCATCATGGGGATCATACCGGCGGAAATTCGAATTTTGAAAAAGAGGGAACGCTGATCTTTGCTCATGAAAATGTAAGAAAACGCTTAAAGGAAGATAAAAAAAATACAGATCAATTAGGATTACCTATAATCACGTTCGATCATAAAATGCACTTGCATTTAAATGGTGATGATATCTTAGTGGTTCATGTCCACAATGCACATACAGATGGCGATGCGCTTATCTATTTCCCTAAAAGCAATGTGCTGCATACCGGCGATACCTTTTTTAACGGGATGTTCCCCTATATCGATCTTAAAGGCGGAGGAAGTGTTGCAGGGGATATTGAAGCTGCAAAAACAGGTTTGATGCTTATCAATGAGAATACTAAGATCATTCCTGGACATGGGCCTTTGGCAACTTATTTAGATTATAAGAATTATTTGAATATGCTTGAGGGAATAAAAAGAAATGTAATGGCAGCAATGAAAGCCGGAAGTAGCAAGGAAGAAATTGTAGCCGATGAGAGTTTAACTTCGGGATATATTACAGATGCTGCTGCGGAAAAGGCATTTATCACCGGGCCTAAAATTCGTGCTACGTATTATGATAGCCTTTCAAATAACAAAGATTAA
- a CDS encoding CBS domain-containing protein, giving the protein MGIKSFQGRRAEPEKLQSAAILVKDYMSHSLITFRKDDPIIKVIETLMKYKISGAPVVNERNELIGVISDGDCMKPISENRYYNIPIGDRRVEEFMETDVRTIDKDVSIFDCASLFFKHEYRRFPVVDNGKLIGQISRKDILYAAMKLRAQNWHS; this is encoded by the coding sequence ATGGGAATTAAAAGTTTTCAAGGAAGAAGGGCGGAACCCGAAAAATTACAGAGTGCGGCAATTTTGGTAAAGGACTATATGTCTCATTCATTAATTACGTTCAGAAAAGATGATCCAATTATAAAAGTGATCGAAACACTTATGAAATATAAGATTTCCGGAGCCCCGGTAGTTAACGAACGGAACGAACTTATAGGCGTGATTTCTGATGGGGATTGTATGAAACCAATTTCTGAGAACAGGTATTACAACATTCCTATTGGGGATAGAAGGGTGGAAGAATTTATGGAAACCGATGTGCGGACCATAGATAAGGATGTAAGTATTTTTGATTGTGCTTCACTTTTTTTTAAACACGAGTACAGGAGATTTCCCGTTGTAGATAACGGAAAATTGATTGGACAAATTAGCCGAAAGGACATCTTGTATGCTGCAATGAAATTAAGGGCACAAAATTGGCATAGCTAG
- a CDS encoding M28 family peptidase — MLKKLSPLLIAILISGIVWFLFYSSMPRSTSEANIPETEFSTARAFEHVEAISKQPHFVGSPAHSLVRNYIVKTLQDLGLEVQTQEGYSLTNSGMLIRPQNILARIPGNGDGKALLLMSHYDSAGHSSFGASDAASGVAVILEGVRALLAEGNMFKNDIIVLFTDAEELGLNGADLFVNEHPWAKDAGLALNFEARGSGGNSFMLLETNSGNSKLIEDFIKAQPQFPVTNSLAYSIYKMLPNDTDLTVLREQGNINGFNFAFIDDHFDYHTANDIPANLDKETLAHQGSYLMPLLAFFKDADLASFDSKEDLIYFNLPLGKMVSYPFSWILPMLIIGFLLFFLVVVHGIFKRKLLPKSILKGVLPFFISLLGSGFLVFVFWKFCKMFYPEYGEMLNGFTYNGYYYIAFAIFLSLSISFYTYHFMGKAKDQASVFVFPLFFWLLICALTAFYLKGAAYFIIPAFFGVSQLWVMIRQKRPNLFLMLLLSLPALVLILPFVTSFPVALGLKILFVAGILTVLLFALFLPVFGYFKGKKSIAVLFGLVAITMAVIAHFKSGFNEDRPRPDSLVYILDEDRNTASWNSYDLKLDDWNKAYFGEDPHNTEIMDNAFESKYGSGFKHRSTAPVVKISSPGIVYKKVRNDGSLNASHSYSLKIAPNRKVHRMELFLNSSYNFEEFTVNGLEADSIIAGGENYHIFINRWSDRLLTYHAANADTLLINFTTKKKAAPEIVLYESSYDLLDNPDLKIKKRDKAKIPKPFVLNDAVILKKTIRLEE, encoded by the coding sequence ATGCTGAAAAAATTATCTCCACTTTTAATAGCTATTTTAATATCTGGGATCGTCTGGTTTCTTTTTTATTCTAGCATGCCAAGAAGCACTTCTGAAGCAAATATCCCAGAAACAGAATTTTCTACCGCCCGGGCTTTTGAACATGTGGAGGCTATTTCTAAACAGCCTCATTTTGTTGGAAGTCCTGCGCATAGTTTGGTGAGAAATTATATTGTAAAAACATTGCAGGATCTTGGATTGGAAGTGCAAACTCAGGAAGGCTATAGTTTAACCAATAGCGGGATGCTTATCAGGCCACAAAATATTTTGGCAAGGATTCCGGGAAATGGAGATGGAAAAGCCCTTTTATTGATGTCGCATTACGATTCTGCCGGACATTCTTCTTTTGGGGCAAGTGATGCAGCAAGTGGGGTAGCTGTAATTTTAGAAGGTGTTCGAGCCTTGTTGGCTGAAGGGAATATGTTTAAAAATGACATTATTGTTCTGTTTACTGATGCTGAAGAACTTGGATTGAATGGTGCCGACTTGTTTGTAAATGAACATCCTTGGGCAAAAGATGCAGGGCTGGCCCTAAATTTTGAAGCCCGTGGAAGTGGGGGAAATTCCTTTATGCTCTTGGAAACAAATAGTGGGAATTCGAAACTCATTGAAGATTTTATTAAGGCACAACCTCAATTTCCGGTAACCAATTCCTTGGCATACAGCATTTATAAAATGCTTCCAAATGATACAGATCTTACCGTACTGCGGGAACAAGGAAATATCAACGGTTTTAATTTTGCATTTATAGACGATCATTTCGATTATCACACTGCTAATGACATCCCTGCAAACCTAGATAAAGAAACCTTGGCGCATCAGGGCAGTTATCTCATGCCCTTACTTGCATTTTTTAAAGATGCAGATCTTGCAAGTTTCGATTCTAAAGAAGACCTCATCTATTTCAATTTACCTTTGGGGAAGATGGTGAGTTATCCATTTTCCTGGATCTTACCGATGTTAATTATAGGGTTTCTGTTGTTTTTTCTGGTTGTAGTGCATGGAATCTTCAAGAGGAAACTATTGCCAAAATCCATTTTAAAAGGAGTTTTGCCATTTTTTATAAGCTTATTGGGTTCCGGATTTTTAGTGTTTGTATTTTGGAAGTTCTGTAAGATGTTCTATCCTGAATATGGAGAAATGCTGAATGGCTTCACCTACAACGGCTATTATTATATAGCTTTTGCAATATTCTTGAGCTTGTCCATTAGTTTTTATACCTATCATTTTATGGGCAAGGCGAAAGATCAAGCAAGTGTTTTTGTCTTTCCGCTCTTCTTTTGGTTGCTTATTTGCGCACTTACCGCCTTCTATTTAAAAGGAGCTGCTTATTTTATTATTCCGGCGTTCTTTGGGGTATCGCAACTTTGGGTAATGATCCGTCAAAAAAGGCCTAATTTATTCTTGATGCTGTTGTTAAGTTTACCTGCACTAGTGTTGATTTTGCCATTTGTTACGAGTTTTCCGGTGGCCTTAGGACTTAAGATCCTATTTGTGGCTGGGATATTGACAGTCTTGTTATTTGCCTTGTTCCTCCCTGTTTTCGGATATTTTAAGGGCAAAAAGTCGATTGCGGTGTTATTTGGATTGGTAGCGATCACGATGGCTGTAATTGCTCATTTTAAATCAGGTTTTAATGAAGATCGACCAAGACCAGATAGTTTGGTATATATTTTAGATGAAGATAGGAATACTGCAAGTTGGAATTCTTACGATCTTAAATTGGACGATTGGAATAAAGCCTATTTTGGAGAGGACCCCCACAATACTGAAATCATGGATAACGCTTTTGAAAGTAAATATGGATCTGGCTTTAAACATAGATCAACAGCCCCTGTGGTGAAGATTTCTTCCCCGGGAATTGTTTATAAAAAAGTGAGGAATGACGGTTCATTGAATGCTTCCCACAGTTATTCCTTAAAGATCGCACCCAATAGAAAAGTGCACAGGATGGAGTTGTTTTTAAATAGTTCCTATAATTTTGAGGAATTCACCGTGAATGGACTGGAAGCAGATTCAATTATTGCTGGTGGAGAAAATTATCATATTTTTATAAATAGGTGGAGCGACAGATTGCTCACTTATCATGCCGCCAATGCAGATACATTATTGATTAATTTTACGACCAAGAAAAAGGCTGCACCCGAAATTGTGCTTTATGAAAGCAGTTATGATCTTCTGGATAATCCAGATTTAAAAATAAAAAAGAGGGATAAAGCTAAAATACCGAAGCCTTTTGTGCTGAATGATGCCGTGATCCTTAAAAAGACGATTAGGTTAGAGGAATAA
- a CDS encoding VOC family protein codes for MKKRVTGIGGIFFKTKDPKAVKDWYRDHLGFNTDQWGSTFWWQNKEGEDCSTQWSPFKEDTDYFKPSKKEFMMNFRVENLDELLETLKAEGVQVIDKTVSIEEGKFGWIVDLEGNKIELWEPNDKAFL; via the coding sequence ATGAAAAAACGAGTTACAGGTATTGGTGGAATCTTCTTTAAAACCAAAGATCCAAAAGCAGTAAAAGATTGGTATCGAGACCACTTAGGATTTAATACCGACCAATGGGGATCTACCTTTTGGTGGCAGAATAAAGAAGGTGAAGACTGTTCTACACAGTGGAGCCCTTTTAAAGAAGACACCGATTATTTTAAGCCTTCCAAAAAAGAATTCATGATGAATTTTAGGGTAGAGAACCTGGATGAATTATTGGAAACCCTAAAAGCTGAAGGTGTCCAGGTTATTGATAAAACAGTATCTATAGAGGAAGGCAAATTTGGCTGGATAGTGGATCTGGAAGGAAACAAAATAGAACTTTGGGAACCTAATGATAAAGCTTTCTTATAA
- a CDS encoding NAD(P)-dependent oxidoreductase, whose translation MIVLHADSNNPLLIKELQKAGYHNIEAYDVCKEEILANQHLFDGIVIRSRFKIDKDFIDAAPNLKFIARVGAGLESIEVAYAKQKGIELFAAPEGNRNAVGAHALGMLLSLLNKLNKANREVHQGLWHREENRGIELDGKTIGIIGYGNMGKAFAKKLKGFDVKVLCYDILKGVGDENATQVGLEELQDNAEVLSLHTPWTPETNRMINTNFINGFKKPFWFINTARGKSVVTADLVLGIIEGKILGAGLDVLEYEKDSFEHLFQDHQIPPDLKELMFFDNVLLSPHVAGWTEESHRKLASTIAYKIINKFGKAI comes from the coding sequence CAGCAATAACCCATTATTGATAAAAGAACTACAAAAAGCAGGCTATCATAATATTGAAGCTTATGATGTTTGTAAGGAAGAAATACTTGCCAATCAGCATTTATTTGACGGGATCGTGATACGAAGTAGATTTAAGATCGATAAGGATTTTATTGATGCAGCTCCCAATTTAAAGTTTATAGCTAGGGTTGGCGCAGGTCTGGAAAGTATAGAGGTAGCATATGCAAAACAGAAGGGGATTGAACTTTTTGCCGCCCCAGAAGGAAATAGAAATGCCGTTGGAGCACACGCCTTAGGGATGTTGTTATCGCTCCTAAATAAATTGAACAAAGCAAATCGGGAAGTGCATCAAGGTTTGTGGCACCGGGAAGAAAACCGGGGCATAGAGCTGGATGGGAAAACAATTGGGATTATTGGCTATGGAAATATGGGGAAAGCCTTTGCCAAGAAACTTAAGGGTTTCGATGTTAAGGTGCTTTGTTATGACATTTTAAAGGGAGTAGGAGATGAAAATGCCACCCAGGTAGGTTTAGAAGAACTTCAGGATAATGCGGAAGTATTGAGTTTGCACACTCCCTGGACGCCAGAAACGAATAGGATGATAAATACCAATTTTATAAATGGATTTAAAAAACCATTCTGGTTTATTAATACTGCCCGTGGCAAAAGTGTGGTAACTGCAGATTTGGTTTTAGGTATTATAGAAGGAAAGATCCTAGGTGCCGGTTTGGATGTTCTGGAATATGAGAAGGATTCCTTCGAGCATTTATTTCAAGATCACCAGATCCCTCCGGATCTTAAGGAGCTTATGTTTTTTGACAATGTACTATTAAGCCCGCATGTTGCAGGTTGGACAGAGGAGTCACATAGAAAATTGGCTTCTACCATCGCCTACAAGATCATAAATAAATTTGGAAAAGCAATCTAG